In Alkalihalobacterium alkalinitrilicum, a genomic segment contains:
- a CDS encoding CdaR family transcriptional regulator produces MSQRIVNEVTKVTDEEVIVVNDDGIIIAGSDQNRIGTFHEGALRVFRSKQKMKITEADVDTLQGVKVGLNLPIFFQHDVIGVIGITGDPQSVSPFGELIRRMTELIIQEAHSAEKLNSEIRGVETFVYEWLHLREYTIDFHERGELLGLTMDLSRMCVMIELKADNETDLHLIEKDIYEWLRLKFPDGATDTMVRVGQGRVLLLKGLKNQKEEAAFLPQVQSLRTRLSKRSPVPVLFGVGTRQPAHLVSQSYSEAKRALQIASSTAPVVFYDDLTLLEGFLAEISLEMKQQVAEKVLGNMTEDPELMETLEVYFQYHMSLKETAEHLHIHINTLHYRLKRIHEKIGCHLKDPKCLATTYIAYRIWKEIR; encoded by the coding sequence ATGTCGCAACGGATCGTTAATGAAGTTACCAAAGTCACCGATGAAGAAGTGATTGTAGTCAATGACGATGGAATTATTATTGCTGGTAGTGATCAAAATCGTATTGGTACGTTTCATGAAGGTGCACTACGGGTGTTTCGCTCAAAGCAAAAAATGAAAATTACAGAAGCAGATGTGGATACTCTTCAAGGTGTAAAGGTTGGCTTAAATTTGCCGATCTTTTTTCAACATGACGTCATCGGTGTGATTGGGATTACAGGTGATCCTCAGTCGGTGTCCCCATTTGGTGAGCTGATTCGGCGGATGACAGAACTGATTATTCAAGAAGCCCATTCCGCTGAGAAATTAAACTCTGAAATTCGTGGTGTCGAAACGTTCGTCTATGAATGGTTGCATTTACGTGAATACACGATTGATTTTCACGAACGAGGTGAGCTTTTAGGTCTTACGATGGACCTTTCAAGAATGTGTGTAATGATCGAGCTTAAAGCAGATAATGAAACTGATTTGCATCTCATTGAAAAAGACATTTATGAATGGTTACGGTTAAAATTTCCTGATGGAGCTACTGATACAATGGTCCGTGTAGGGCAAGGGCGTGTACTTCTCCTGAAAGGGTTAAAAAATCAAAAAGAAGAAGCGGCCTTTTTACCTCAAGTTCAATCATTACGCACTCGTCTATCCAAACGTTCACCTGTCCCTGTTTTGTTCGGCGTTGGAACGAGACAACCTGCACACTTAGTATCCCAATCATATAGTGAAGCGAAAAGAGCGCTGCAAATCGCTTCTAGCACTGCGCCAGTCGTTTTTTATGATGATTTGACATTATTAGAGGGCTTTCTTGCGGAAATCAGCCTAGAGATGAAACAACAGGTTGCTGAAAAAGTTTTAGGAAATATGACCGAAGACCCAGAATTAATGGAAACATTAGAAGTATATTTTCAATATCATATGTCATTAAAAGAGACGGCAGAACATCTTCATATTCATATTAATACACTTCATTACCGATTAAAGCGAATTCATGAAAAAATTGGTTGTCATTTAAAAGATCCGAAGTGTTTAGCAACAACATATATTGCGTATAGAATTTGGAAAGAAATTAGATAA
- a CDS encoding class D sortase: MKVISYLFIIGGLTLLIYGGFQYWQTQTAQKESLASAYELLEKEKTDEEIQPTIEDFNPQMGETIGILSIPAIDAQLPIIEGTDEDELEKGVGHYKGTAYPTQNDQIVLSGHRDTVFRRMGELEIGDYFIIKLPYGEFTYEIESTKIVDADDRTIIGSTAPDEVLVVTTCYPFSFVGSAPDRYIIYAKPIY, from the coding sequence ATGAAAGTAATATCTTACTTATTTATAATTGGTGGCCTTACCTTACTCATTTACGGTGGATTCCAATATTGGCAGACGCAAACCGCACAAAAGGAAAGTTTGGCATCTGCTTATGAACTGTTAGAGAAAGAGAAAACGGATGAAGAGATCCAACCAACGATTGAGGATTTTAATCCACAAATGGGAGAAACTATTGGTATTCTGTCTATTCCAGCTATTGATGCTCAGCTGCCAATTATTGAAGGAACCGATGAGGACGAGTTAGAGAAGGGTGTAGGGCATTACAAGGGAACCGCTTACCCTACACAAAATGACCAAATTGTTTTATCTGGTCATCGGGATACAGTGTTTCGCCGAATGGGTGAACTTGAAATCGGCGATTATTTCATTATTAAACTGCCTTATGGTGAGTTTACATATGAAATCGAAAGTACAAAGATCGTAGATGCTGATGACCGTACGATTATTGGCTCTACCGCTCCTGATGAAGTGTTAGTCGTTACGACGTGTTATCCGTTTTCTTTTGTCGGAAGTGCTCCTGATCGTTATATTATTTATGCAAAGCCGATTTATTAA
- a CDS encoding phosphatidylserine decarboxylase, translating to MKKQLYRAFVELTGNRFNSHLLRTFTTSRLSKGVNRSFTKVYNLKTEEMEKPLHEYKSLHELFTRRLKEGTRPIDLNQHALVSPVDGVLAHVGSLNEQSAFRVKGQDYTLQEMLGSTEKSQVYCGGTFVILYLSPSHYHRIHSPISGRVLERWQLGNKSYPVNRQGLQYGKRPLSKNYRLITEVEVHHKRAAIVKVGALNVNSIHLTHDGKNVEKGKEIGYFSFGSTVILLFEHGLVELDPQLQCPTEVKVGMRIGTIFSKKDEA from the coding sequence GTGAAAAAGCAATTATATCGAGCATTTGTTGAATTAACAGGAAACCGCTTTAATTCTCATTTACTACGTACGTTTACGACTTCTCGCTTAAGTAAAGGCGTTAATCGATCCTTTACAAAAGTGTATAATTTAAAAACTGAAGAAATGGAAAAGCCATTACATGAATATAAAAGTTTACATGAATTATTTACGAGGCGCTTAAAAGAAGGAACTCGCCCGATTGATCTTAATCAACACGCTCTCGTGAGTCCTGTTGACGGTGTGCTCGCTCATGTTGGATCATTGAACGAACAATCGGCTTTTCGTGTGAAAGGTCAAGATTATACACTGCAAGAAATGCTCGGCAGTACGGAAAAGAGCCAAGTGTACTGTGGAGGTACTTTTGTTATTCTTTATTTAAGTCCGAGTCATTATCACCGTATTCATAGTCCAATTTCTGGACGTGTCCTCGAACGTTGGCAACTCGGAAATAAATCGTATCCTGTCAACCGCCAAGGATTACAATATGGTAAACGACCATTATCGAAAAATTATCGCCTTATTACCGAAGTGGAGGTTCACCATAAGCGAGCCGCCATCGTTAAAGTGGGTGCTTTAAATGTGAACAGCATTCATTTGACCCACGATGGAAAAAACGTTGAAAAAGGAAAGGAAATCGGTTACTTTTCCTTTGGCTCTACCGTCATTCTTTTATTTGAACACGGCTTAGTTGAGCTTGATCCTCAGTTACAGTGCCCAACTGAAGTGAAAGTTGGGATGCGAATTGGGACGATTTTTTCTAAAAAGGATGAGGCGTAG
- the sigK gene encoding RNA polymerase sporulation sigma factor SigK, producing the protein MSLFAAITYFIKEVIVFVGYVKNNAFPQPLSKAEEQRYLQLMEQGDEEARNRLIEHNLRLVAHIVKKFENTREDTEDLISIGTIGLIKAIESYSQGKGTKLATYAARCIENEILMHLRALKKVKKDVSLHDPIGTDKEGNEITLIDVLQEETDDIVDTIQLKMEKKQIYDYIHVLDEREKEVIVGRFGLDLMKERTQREIAKELNISRSYVSRIEKRALMKLFHEFYKRNNGL; encoded by the coding sequence GTTTTTGTAGGGTACGTAAAAAACAATGCCTTCCCTCAACCGCTTTCGAAAGCAGAGGAGCAGAGATACTTACAGCTCATGGAGCAAGGAGACGAAGAAGCCCGTAATCGCCTTATAGAACATAATTTACGCTTAGTCGCACATATCGTAAAAAAATTCGAAAATACTCGTGAAGATACAGAAGATCTAATTTCGATTGGCACAATCGGGTTAATAAAAGCGATTGAGAGCTACTCACAAGGAAAAGGAACGAAACTAGCGACCTATGCAGCCAGGTGTATTGAAAATGAAATCCTCATGCATCTTCGCGCATTAAAGAAAGTAAAGAAAGACGTATCGCTTCACGATCCAATTGGAACGGATAAGGAAGGAAATGAAATTACTTTAATTGATGTCCTTCAAGAAGAAACGGACGATATCGTCGATACGATCCAACTGAAAATGGAAAAAAAGCAAATTTATGATTACATCCATGTATTAGATGAGCGCGAAAAAGAAGTCATTGTCGGACGTTTTGGTCTAGATTTAATGAAAGAAAGAACGCAGCGGGAAATTGCTAAGGAGCTAAATATTTCTAGAAGCTATGTTTCCCGCATCGAAAAGCGAGCATTGATGAAGCTATTCCATGAGTTTTATAAACGGAATAATGGTTTGTAG
- the pssA gene encoding CDP-diacylglycerol--serine O-phosphatidyltransferase has translation MFLLHHLDQTIKKIKSQAANLITLVNLGLGAMAILLVLQGELRTSLLLITIAAVFDRLDGMVARKMNITSELGKQLDSLSDIISFGVAPALLLYQGILFTFGMPGAFFAIIFIACGAIRLARFNVTESNNFFVGLPITAAGCLLTLSFLLIEWVPSYHFMFLTLILAFLMISPFKVKKV, from the coding sequence ATGTTTTTATTACACCATTTAGATCAAACGATCAAAAAAATAAAAAGCCAAGCGGCGAACTTAATTACGTTAGTCAATCTAGGCTTAGGTGCAATGGCTATTTTATTAGTACTTCAAGGTGAGTTACGAACGAGTTTATTACTCATTACAATAGCCGCTGTATTTGATCGTCTCGACGGGATGGTTGCCAGAAAAATGAATATTACCTCTGAACTTGGCAAGCAATTGGATTCGCTAAGTGACATTATCTCATTTGGTGTTGCTCCTGCACTTTTATTATACCAAGGAATTTTATTTACATTTGGAATGCCTGGTGCATTTTTCGCCATTATTTTTATTGCTTGCGGTGCCATTCGACTCGCTCGATTTAACGTAACGGAATCAAACAACTTCTTTGTCGGATTACCGATTACCGCAGCAGGATGCTTATTAACTTTAAGCTTTTTGCTGATTGAATGGGTCCCTTCTTATCATTTTATGTTCCTAACACTTATACTAGCATTTCTCATGATTAGTCCGTTTAAAGTGAAAAAAGTTTAG
- the glcD gene encoding glycolate oxidase subunit GlcD, producing MLSAEVKEKLVQIVGTKNLLDSQESLLVYSYDATPNYQAMPDAVIKPRNTQEVQAIVKVCNEYKVPIVPRGSGTNLCAGTCPLEGGIVMLFTYMKDILEIDEENLTVTVQPGVITLDMINAVEEKGLFYPPDPSSMKISTIGGNINENSGGLRGLKYGVTRDYVIALEVVLPNGDVIRTGGKLAKDVAGYDFTRLMVGAEGTLGIITEATLKLIPIPEAKKTMLALFDSLEEAGAAVSSIIANRIIPATLEFMDQSTLEVVEDFAKIGLPTDVGAVLLIEQDGPREVVERDIDKIADICRENQAKSVQIAQTAEEGLALATARRAALSALARKKPTTILEDATVPRSKIAEMVKAIDEIAAKHGVEICTFGHAGDGNLHPTCMTDARNKEEIERVEEAFADIFAKAIELGGTITGEHGVGVMKAPYLAWKLGEEGVNAMKTLKLAFDPNNIMNPGKVFAKETKKRVVVQR from the coding sequence ATGTTAAGCGCTGAGGTAAAAGAAAAGCTAGTCCAAATTGTAGGCACTAAAAATCTATTAGACTCGCAGGAAAGCTTACTTGTGTATTCATATGATGCGACACCGAATTATCAAGCCATGCCAGATGCGGTTATTAAGCCGAGAAATACGCAAGAAGTTCAAGCCATTGTAAAGGTATGTAACGAATACAAAGTACCAATCGTTCCCCGTGGCTCAGGTACGAATCTTTGTGCAGGAACATGTCCACTAGAAGGTGGTATCGTGATGCTGTTTACGTATATGAAAGACATACTGGAAATTGATGAAGAAAATTTAACGGTTACGGTACAGCCTGGTGTGATTACATTAGATATGATTAACGCGGTTGAGGAAAAAGGATTATTTTATCCACCAGACCCAAGCTCGATGAAAATTTCGACGATCGGCGGAAACATTAATGAAAATTCAGGTGGGCTTCGTGGCCTAAAATATGGAGTAACTCGTGATTATGTGATTGCGTTAGAAGTCGTCTTACCAAATGGAGATGTTATTCGAACTGGAGGAAAGCTCGCCAAAGACGTGGCTGGCTATGACTTTACAAGATTGATGGTTGGGGCAGAAGGAACGCTTGGGATCATTACAGAAGCGACGTTAAAGCTCATTCCTATCCCCGAAGCCAAAAAGACGATGTTAGCGCTATTTGACAGCTTAGAAGAGGCAGGAGCGGCTGTTTCGTCGATTATTGCCAATCGAATTATTCCAGCAACGCTCGAATTTATGGACCAAAGTACGTTAGAAGTGGTTGAAGATTTTGCAAAAATTGGCTTACCAACTGATGTAGGTGCTGTTCTTTTAATTGAACAAGATGGCCCTCGTGAAGTCGTAGAGCGTGATATTGATAAGATCGCAGACATTTGTCGGGAAAATCAAGCCAAATCGGTGCAAATCGCTCAGACGGCAGAAGAAGGGTTAGCACTTGCGACCGCAAGACGTGCGGCACTTTCGGCTTTGGCGCGTAAAAAGCCGACGACGATCTTAGAAGATGCGACCGTTCCTCGTTCGAAAATCGCGGAAATGGTGAAAGCGATTGATGAAATTGCCGCCAAACATGGAGTGGAAATTTGTACATTTGGCCATGCTGGCGACGGAAACTTGCACCCGACATGTATGACCGATGCGAGAAACAAAGAAGAAATAGAACGTGTAGAAGAAGCATTTGCCGATATTTTTGCAAAAGCGATTGAGTTAGGCGGCACGATTACAGGTGAACATGGTGTCGGTGTCATGAAAGCGCCATACTTGGCGTGGAAGCTCGGTGAAGAAGGCGTTAATGCGATGAAAACATTGAAATTAGCCTTTGATCCAAACAACATTATGAATCCAGGAAAAGTGTTTGCAAAAGAAACGAAGAAGCGGGTGGTTGTGCAGAGATGA
- a CDS encoding HU family DNA-binding protein yields MNKTDLINSVSEQADISKKDAAKAVDAVFESITDALKEGGKVQLVGFGSFEVRERSARKGRNPQTGEEIEIPATKNPAFKPGKQLKDAVN; encoded by the coding sequence ATGAACAAGACAGATTTAATTAATTCAGTTTCTGAACAAGCAGACATATCAAAAAAAGACGCAGCGAAAGCAGTTGACGCTGTATTCGAAAGCATCACAGACGCTCTTAAAGAAGGCGGAAAAGTTCAATTAGTTGGATTTGGAAGCTTTGAAGTACGTGAACGTTCTGCACGTAAAGGACGCAACCCACAAACTGGTGAAGAAATCGAAATTCCAGCAACTAAAAACCCTGCATTCAAACCAGGCAAGCAATTAAAGGATGCTGTGAACTAA